A region of Pyxidicoccus parkwaysis DNA encodes the following proteins:
- a CDS encoding serine aminopeptidase domain-containing protein: MQALTEAPGYLTQGEHSLYFVHHRAPGGSRAAVLLVGPLGLERAHAYIVWTRWARHLASRGVDALRLDYRGCGESTGRFEDMTLPRWEEDVRAGLDYLRRECPGVPVVLHGLRLGALLAARVFQQERAEGLLLWDPPESGRAHLMEVLRRKVAADNLEGTGGTARSREDYVAELEAGGFMEVEGFPWSRGLWRSAESYDLALPSKDDARPWRVVHLDGRPAERCLAPGHGRSVRTPRPFFWTTSNRLLPDLGELFDDGASFASGVGAVDVTKGGRP; the protein is encoded by the coding sequence ATGCAGGCCTTGACTGAGGCGCCCGGGTACCTGACCCAGGGCGAGCACTCGCTCTATTTCGTCCACCACCGGGCACCGGGGGGAAGCCGGGCCGCGGTGCTGCTGGTGGGCCCGCTGGGGCTGGAGCGCGCGCACGCGTACATCGTCTGGACGCGGTGGGCGCGGCACCTGGCCTCGCGGGGCGTGGACGCGCTGCGGCTCGACTACCGGGGCTGCGGGGAGAGCACGGGGCGCTTCGAGGACATGACGCTGCCTCGCTGGGAAGAGGACGTGCGCGCGGGGCTGGACTACCTGCGCCGCGAGTGTCCCGGCGTGCCGGTGGTGCTGCACGGCCTGCGCCTGGGCGCGCTGCTGGCCGCGCGCGTCTTCCAGCAGGAGCGGGCGGAGGGGCTGTTGCTCTGGGACCCGCCGGAGTCCGGCCGCGCGCACCTGATGGAGGTGCTGCGCCGGAAGGTGGCGGCGGACAACCTGGAGGGGACGGGCGGCACGGCGCGCTCGCGCGAGGACTACGTGGCGGAGCTGGAGGCGGGGGGCTTCATGGAGGTGGAGGGCTTCCCCTGGTCTCGCGGCCTGTGGCGGAGCGCCGAGTCCTACGACCTGGCCCTGCCGTCGAAGGACGACGCGCGGCCGTGGCGCGTGGTGCACCTGGATGGGCGCCCGGCGGAGCGGTGCCTGGCGCCGGGCCATGGCCGCTCGGTGCGCACGCCACGCCCCTTCTTCTGGACGACGAGCAACCGGCTGCTGCCGGACCTGGGTGAGCTGTTCGACGACGGCGCGTCGTTTGCGTCCGGCGTCGGCGCGGTGGACGTGACCAAGGGGGGACGGCCATGA